The Verrucomicrobiota bacterium region TTTTGTGGTCATTCCGATCACGCCTTTACCACCCCGTTTTTGGGCGCGGTAACTGGATACATTGGTCCGTTTGATCAGACCATTATGGGTCAAGGTAATGATCACCCCTTCATTCGGGATCAGGTCTTCGATAGCCATTTCCCCTTCATCAGGCACGATTTGCGTACGGCGCGGGGTCGCATGTTTGTCGCGGATGGCTTTGAGCTCATCCTTAATGATGGTCAAAACACGGGATTCTTTGGCCAAAATATCCAAGAGATCGGCGATCGTCTTGACTAATTCATCATACTCACCCTTGATCTTTTCACCTTCAAGTCCGGTGAGTTGGTAGAGGCGCAGTTCCAGAACAGCATCAGCCTGAGCTTCACTAAAACCGTAACGACCATTAGTCAAACGCGCTTCACTCCTGATCATGATACCGATATTCTCGACTTGGGCACGGGTAAAGTCGAACCCGAGCAATTTCGTGCGGGCCTCATCACGGCTTTTGGAGCTCCTGATGATCTTGATAAATTCATCAAGGTTAGACAAAGCAATCAAAAAAGCCTCGAGGGTTTCTGCACGGGCCTCTGCATGCCGCAGCTCATACCGGGTGCGGCGAACGATGACTTCGCGGCGGTGCTCGATATAACAAGCAATCATTTCTTTGACATTGAGTGTCTTTGGCTTGCCATGGTCGATAGCCAGCATGTGGGTACTGAATGAAGTCGCCAGCGAGGTGTGTTTATAAAGATTATTAATCACGACTTTGGCGATAGCATCACGTTTAAGCTCGACGACCACGCGGGTGTTTTCATCGGACTCATCACGGATGGCCGAGATGTCGGTCAGCACCTTTTCGTTGACCAGCCCGGCGATTCGTTCCACGAGTGTGGCACGGTTTAATCCATAGGGGATTTCGGTAATCACGATCCGTTCCTTGCCGCCTTTAACCTCTTCGAGGCCGACGGTGCCACGGACTTTCATGCTGCCACGGCCTGTGGAGAAATAATCTTTAATCCCTTGGAACCCGATAATCGAACATCCCGTGGGGAAATCCGGGCCTTTGATGATTTTATTAAGTTTCTCGATTTTGATTTGAGGATCATCGATCTGAGTACAAATCCCGTCGATGACTTCACCGAGGTTATGAGGGGGCAGATTCGTCGCCATGCCGACAGCGATCCCGACACCACCATTAACGAGGAGATTTGGGAATGCCGAGGGCAAAACCGTGGGCTCAGTCTGGGTCTCGTCGTAATTTGGCTGGAAATCCACTGTATCTTTATCGAGATCCTCCATCATCACCGCACCGAGGTGGGTCAAACGGGCCTCTGTGTAACGCATGGCCGCGGGGGGGTCTCCTTCGACCGAACCGAAATTCCCCTGTCCGTCCACGAGCATCTCGCGCATGCTCCACGGCTGGGCCATGTGCACTAATGTCGGATAGATGGCCTGATCACCATGAGGATGGTAATTACCCATGGTTTCACCGACGATCTTCGCGCATTTAAGGTGCTTACGGTTCGGCTGGAGGCCGAGCTGGCGCATGGCGTAGAGAATGCGGCGCTGGGAAGGCTTCATCCCGTCGCGCACATCAGGCAGTGCGCGGGACACAATCACCGACATGGAGTAGTCGAGGAATGACTGCTTGATCTCATCGGTGATATTAATCGGTTCGATTCTTTCATTACGTGTAAATAGGGATTCTTCGGCCATAATAATTTTTGTAGTTTCTTTCTTAATCTTTCAATTCAATCAATCTTCCATTTTTAGGGCTTTTTTTAAGCATCCAGATTTCGGACATTCAATGCATTGTCCTGGATGAATTGGCGGCGAGGCTCGACGACATCGCCCATGAGCTTCGTGAACATCTCATCTGCGTGTGTCTGATCATTAATATTGATCCTGAGCAATTTGCGTTTCACTGGATCCATCGTTGTGCTAAAAAGCTCTTTCGGATTCATTTCTCCGAGACCTTTGAATCGTTTGATCTGGACTCCTTGGCGACCGATTTCCATGATTTTTTCGAGGATACCCGGTATGGAGAAGATCGGGTGAACTTTTTCTTTTTCACCGGTGCCTTCTGTGACTTCAAAGAGAGGCTTGTCCTGGGCGGAGTAATGGTCAAGCTCTAGACCTTTTTTGGAGAGTTTCTCTAAGAGATCCTTGATCGCCTTACTTTCCGTCAATGCGACATGGATACACCGGCGGCTGATCGCACCTTTTTCGGCTTTCTCTTGTTTTTCTTCCTCGTCTGAGGCCGGACGTGCAGAAATGCTCAGGTCAGGATTGTCCAAAGCAAATTGCGCGAGTGTTTCATCTGAAAGGAAATAATGAACCGTCTCATCATTGCCCTCACGGATACGCAGCAAATGTTTCGGCAAATCATTGGTCTTGTGGTCACGGGCATTTAGATAAGACTCAAAGTCACCGCCGTGACGGCCGATTGCACGGCTGTATTTATCCAGTGTCTCTAGGAGGACCAGCATTTCTTCGACTTGTTTGGCGGGGATTTCTTTTCCATCAGCCATATTTTTCAGGCGGATTTCCTCCACACCGAGCTGGATCAGGATTTTATTGAGCTTCGCATCGTCATCGACATATTCCTCACGCTTTTTGCGTTTGATATAATAAAGAGGGGGTTGCGCCGCATAGACAAATCCCTTCGCCACTAGCTGAGGCATCTGACGATAGAAAAATGTCAGCAATAATGTGCGGATGTGTGAACCGTCCACGTCGGCATCGGTCATGATAATAATCTTATGGTAACGAAGCCGGCTGATGTCAAAGGCCCCCTCTCCTTCACCATCACCGATTCCGGTACCGATAGCCGTTATCATCGTGCGGATTTCGTCATTCTGGAGGACTTTATCCAGGCGCGCTTTTTCGACATTAAGGATTTTCCCCTTGATCGGGAGGATCGCCTGATAACGGCGGTCGCGACCTTGTTTAGCTGAGCCACCGGCGGAGTCACCTTCGACAATGTAGAGCTCGCAATTCTCGGGACTACGGTCGGAGCAGTCGGCGAGTTTACCGGGGAGGCCTCCTCCACTCATCGCCGTCTTACGGACAGCCTCACGGGCTTTCCGGGCGGCCTCGCGGGCACGCGCAGCGGTGAGGGATTTCTCGATGATCTTTTTGGCAATCGGGGGATTCTCATCGAAAAAGCTCATTAACCCTTCATAGGTCGATGTAGTCACGACACTCTCCACCTCGGGGGAAAGGAGTTTGACCTTTGTCTGGGATTCGAATTTGGGATCACTATGCAAGATCGAGATGACAGCCGTGAGTCCTTCGCGGACATCATCGCCAGATATACTCGGGTCTTTTTCTTTGATCAGATTATTAGACTTTGCGTATTGGTTAATCGAACGTGTCAACGCTGTGCGGAATCCAGAAAGGTGGGTGCCCCCGTCGGGATTATGAATTGTATTCGTGAAACAAAGCACCTGTTCATTATAACTATCGTTATATTGGATCACTCCTTCGAAATGGATTTCGACTTCCTTTTCGGAATTCAGGGTCTTGGACTCCTTACGAATGACAATCGGCTTTGGATACAGGGCGACTTTGCTTTCGTTGAGCTGCTTGACGAATTCCACAACGCCGTCCTTAAAGAAAAATGTCTGGGCTTCACCGCCGCCTTCGCGCTCGTCCAAATAGACGATTTCTAAGCCCTTATTCAGGAAAGCAAGTTCCCTGAGGCGTTTGGTCACGATCTCAGATTTAAAAACAGTTGTTTCACGGAAAATCTCCGTATCCGGCATGAATGTAATCAGGGTCCCCGTATTTTTCGATTTTCCGATTACCTCGAGTTTTTTCATGGTTATCCCGCGTTCAAAACCCATGTGATAAACTTTTCCGTCACGGGAGACCTCGACCTCGAACCACTCGGAAACGGCATTCACGCATTTTGCACCGACCCCGTGGGTTCCCCCGGTGAATTTATAACCGCCCTGTCCATATTTACCCCCTGAGTGCAGTGTCGTCAGGACCAGCTCGACCCCGGGTAATCCACTATCCTTATTGACATCCACTGGGATACCACGACCAAAGTCGCGGATGGAGATGGAACCGTCCACGTGGACTGTCACCTCGACAAGGGAACCGTGTCCAGCGAGGTGCTCGTCAATGGAATTATCTAAAACTTCTGAAACGCAGTGGTGAAGGGCTCTCTCATCTGTCCCGCCGATGTACATCCCGGGTTTTTTCCGGACTGCCTCCAACCCCTTGAGCTGGCCTAGCTTATCCGCATCGTATGAGCCTTCGATTTTTTTATTGCTTGATACCGTTTCGTCAATTACTGCGTCAGTCTTTTCAGCCATAATGAATTATCTTTTTCGTGAAGTTTTTTGTTGGAAAATGTTCTAATGAAAAACCCTTAACCCCGCAATAGCAAATTGTTGCCCCTATACAATTAGCAATTAGTTGTGGCCCCGAGACACCTCACTCCTTATTAGTGGTGTTTTTTTAAGTAAATAGATGTAAAAAGAGACACTAAAAGAACCTCCCCCTATTCAACCGACCACTCTTCACACGCAAGACCTTCAATCCCTGCAAAATCTCTTAAGTGACATGTCTCCAAAGTCAAATGATACGTGATCGCCGTGGCCGCGATCAAAAGATTAAAAAGCGGCCTCGGTTCCCCATTTTTATTCTGCTACACCCGTAACCGCGCAAATTGCTCCGAGGTTGACTTTCTCACCTCACTCTACCCGATTTGGCGTACGCGGGCACTCTCCCCACATAATCTGTGACAATCTGCGTCCATCTGTGGTTAAAACCTTCTGTGTGTGTCTGTCGGAAGGCTGCATGTATCTGTGGATAGATCATCCCCCCTTGGCGAGCTTGCTGCGTTCGGAGTCAAATGCCCCCATTCCGCATTCGGCAAAAAAGAACATATCTCGACAATTTAAGTGTTTGATGCCAGTATTAGGTAGATGAATGCTCAATTTTTAACTGACAACACTGGCAATCGCACAGCTGTATTGTTGCCAATCGATGAGTATGAAAGACTGATTGAGGATCTCCAGGATTTAGCAGCGATCGCTGAACGACGGGATGAACCAACAATTTCTCATGAAGAACTTCTACAAGAGTTAAAAAAAGATGGCCTCATACCGGCTTGAATGGCGGCGATCCACAAAGAAGGATTTACGCAGAATTACTCCAGCCGATATTCCCAAGATTATCTCTGCGGCTGAGCGCCTTGCGGAAGACCCATTTCCTCCTGCTCACATCAAGCTCTCGGGAAGCGAACGAAGCTACAGGATTCGGGTCGGAGACTACCGCATACTTTATGACGTTCATTCAGGACGGCTCATCATCGAAGTTATCAGGGTTGGTCACCGGAAAAATGTTTACGAAAATTTAAGCCGAACCAGTCGCTGACACACAAAGCCACTTCGCGCTGAGTTTAAGGGTTCATCGGTGATCTGTACTGGAAAAAGTGGATATAAAATCCTCTTGCGCGTGACAATGACCCGATAGAGTGGTGCAAAGCTGAGATTTGAGGATTTTTCAGGGCAAATTGCTACGAGCAACCTGAACCCATTGCCCGCCCTGTCCGGCAATCGCGGCGGCGCGGAAGAACACCCCCTCCAATCAGAGAAAATCAGTCCGCGCAAATTGCTCCGAGGTTGACTTTCTCACCTCACTCTACCCGATTTGGCATACGCGGACACATTCCCCACATAATCTGTGACAATCTGCGTCCATCTGTGGTTAAAACCTTCTGTGTGTGTCTGTCGGAAGGCTGCATGTATCTGTGTTTTTCTTCCCCGTTTTCCAAAATTAACTCTCATCACCGAATATGCTTGAATTTAGGTCAACTCCCTATCACCAATCAACAACCCATCTCCCCCTTCTGGATAGGCAGAATTATTTCTGTCTAATACATATTAGGTAAAATAAAGATGAGCAAAGAACGTGCAGTCGTATTACCCGAGTGGCCTCAGCCTGATGCTCGCGCCCCGACCCCAGTGACGATAGCAGATGATACGACGCTGATAGTGCGTTATTGCACTCAGTCGGGAAAAGTTGCCGTTATCTACTTTCCGCTCTGCTTCGTCTTCACCTTCGGTTCGCCGAACGATGAGGCAGTGGAATTATGGATTGAATCTGGTGAGCCAGAGACACCGCAAAACTTAGAAGATAGGATTCTGGGGCTTGCCATTTGAAGCAGATTTCAGGAAAAGAACTGGCAAAAACCATCTAGAAAAAAGGATGGGTTTTGAACCGCATAAAAGGAAGTCACCACATCTGCACCAAGGCGGGAAAAAGAGAGAGGATCGTAATACCAATTCACGGAAACCAGTCTTTGAAGATTGGCCTCCTCCGATCACTCATGAAAATTGTCGATCTTACCGATAATGACCTTTAAAAGCCGAACAAGGCAGTGGAATCAGCCTCCGTGCCGTGCCTTGGCTTCTTCCGAACAGCCTTGATCCAATATCTCTTCATCTAAGCCCGCTACTTCTTCAGTTTTCTTTCGTTTCATATCTTCCCTATCTACCTTTTATTTTGCACCCCATGCACAAAATATCTGACAGACTCATTACTGCGAGTAACCTTCGCCCATTGCCTGTCCTGTCCGTCAAAACGGCGGCGTGGAAGCGCACGCCCTCCAGTCGAAAAAAAATCTGTGATCATCTGCGTTAATCTGTGGTTAAAACCTTCTGTGTGTGCCTTTCTGAAGACTACATGTATCTACGGTTAACTTCTTTACCTCACTCTACCCGATTTGGCATACGCGGAAACGTTCCTCACAAAATCTGTGTCAATCGGTGAAATCTGTGGATCAAAACTCTCCACCGCGTCGGGGAAATCGTGAGGAAAAGGGAGGGAGGGGGCAGATAAGGCTTACCGGAGAGAGAGAGAGGAAAAAAAAGTATTTTTGGCGAGGCCCCACTTTTACTCGGTGGCGGCTTCTTTGAGTTTTTTATTATACCTCATGGCCTTCCAATAGTCTGCACTATAATCAACGAATATCTCTTCGCCTGCCTTGATCTTTTTTGTGCTGTAAATGTACGCTTTACCTTTGAGCACCTTATAAACACAGTTATTTCTGAACCCTTTTAGCCGGGAGAATCCATTAGCATCATTGGCATAACGCCCGAGGGATTCGGGTCTATGGAAAGTGTCGATACATT contains the following coding sequences:
- the gyrA gene encoding DNA gyrase subunit A, yielding MAEESLFTRNERIEPINITDEIKQSFLDYSMSVIVSRALPDVRDGMKPSQRRILYAMRQLGLQPNRKHLKCAKIVGETMGNYHPHGDQAIYPTLVHMAQPWSMREMLVDGQGNFGSVEGDPPAAMRYTEARLTHLGAVMMEDLDKDTVDFQPNYDETQTEPTVLPSAFPNLLVNGGVGIAVGMATNLPPHNLGEVIDGICTQIDDPQIKIEKLNKIIKGPDFPTGCSIIGFQGIKDYFSTGRGSMKVRGTVGLEEVKGGKERIVITEIPYGLNRATLVERIAGLVNEKVLTDISAIRDESDENTRVVVELKRDAIAKVVINNLYKHTSLATSFSTHMLAIDHGKPKTLNVKEMIACYIEHRREVIVRRTRYELRHAEARAETLEAFLIALSNLDEFIKIIRSSKSRDEARTKLLGFDFTRAQVENIGIMIRSEARLTNGRYGFSEAQADAVLELRLYQLTGLEGEKIKGEYDELVKTIADLLDILAKESRVLTIIKDELKAIRDKHATPRRTQIVPDEGEMAIEDLIPNEGVIITLTHNGLIKRTNVSSYRAQKRGGKGVIGMTTKEGETEQDSDFVEHLFTASTHDYLMFFTNTGRVYVERVHEIPDMGRASKGRSIANLLQLKEGEKVAALIRILSKKNGQNEDVTWEQTGQIFFATQKGTVKKTELSAFRNVNKNGIIAIGIDEGDALIEVRQTTGHDEIVLITREGMSIRFHEEDVRSMGRSAAGVRGISLENTDAVVALALVVTDATLLVAGENGIGKRTDFEEYRKQSRGGKGIITMKTTEKTGGVVGALTVRDEDEIMLITVGGQMVRTPVKDIREAGRNTMGVKLVNLDNEDKLQAIAPVISEREEEDAETVIPIE
- a CDS encoding DNA gyrase subunit B yields the protein MAEKTDAVIDETVSSNKKIEGSYDADKLGQLKGLEAVRKKPGMYIGGTDERALHHCVSEVLDNSIDEHLAGHGSLVEVTVHVDGSISIRDFGRGIPVDVNKDSGLPGVELVLTTLHSGGKYGQGGYKFTGGTHGVGAKCVNAVSEWFEVEVSRDGKVYHMGFERGITMKKLEVIGKSKNTGTLITFMPDTEIFRETTVFKSEIVTKRLRELAFLNKGLEIVYLDEREGGGEAQTFFFKDGVVEFVKQLNESKVALYPKPIVIRKESKTLNSEKEVEIHFEGVIQYNDSYNEQVLCFTNTIHNPDGGTHLSGFRTALTRSINQYAKSNNLIKEKDPSISGDDVREGLTAVISILHSDPKFESQTKVKLLSPEVESVVTTSTYEGLMSFFDENPPIAKKIIEKSLTAARAREAARKAREAVRKTAMSGGGLPGKLADCSDRSPENCELYIVEGDSAGGSAKQGRDRRYQAILPIKGKILNVEKARLDKVLQNDEIRTMITAIGTGIGDGEGEGAFDISRLRYHKIIIMTDADVDGSHIRTLLLTFFYRQMPQLVAKGFVYAAQPPLYYIKRKKREEYVDDDAKLNKILIQLGVEEIRLKNMADGKEIPAKQVEEMLVLLETLDKYSRAIGRHGGDFESYLNARDHKTNDLPKHLLRIREGNDETVHYFLSDETLAQFALDNPDLSISARPASDEEEKQEKAEKGAISRRCIHVALTESKAIKDLLEKLSKKGLELDHYSAQDKPLFEVTEGTGEKEKVHPIFSIPGILEKIMEIGRQGVQIKRFKGLGEMNPKELFSTTMDPVKRKLLRININDQTHADEMFTKLMGDVVEPRRQFIQDNALNVRNLDA
- a CDS encoding type II toxin-antitoxin system RelE/ParE family toxin encodes the protein MASYRLEWRRSTKKDLRRITPADIPKIISAAERLAEDPFPPAHIKLSGSERSYRIRVGDYRILYDVHSGRLIIEVIRVGHRKNVYENLSRTSR
- a CDS encoding SET domain-containing protein-lysine N-methyltransferase encodes the protein MNRKLKVKKSTLPCAGKGLFTGTDIGKDEMVIEYTGEEIDWKEYLARVEKDQDGYLFFINRKKCIDTFHRPESLGRYANDANGFSRLKGFRNNCVYKVLKGKAYIYSTKKIKAGEEIFVDYSADYWKAMRYNKKLKEAATE